One Solanum lycopersicum chromosome 4, SLM_r2.1 DNA window includes the following coding sequences:
- the tft10 gene encoding 14-3-3 protein 10 yields the protein MAALIPENLSREQCLYLAKLAEQAERYEEMVQFMDKLVLNSTPAGELTVEERNLLSVAYKNVIGSLRAAWRIVSSIEQKEESRKNEEHVHLVKEYRGKVENELSQVCAGILKLLESNLVPSATTSESKVFYLKMKGDYYRYLAEFKIGDERKQAAEDTMNSYKAAQEIALTDLPPTHPIRLGLALNFSVFYFEILNSSDKACSMAKQAFEEAIAELDTLGEESYKDSTLIMQLLRDNLTLWTSDAQDQLDES from the exons ATGGCGGCTCTAATCCCTGAAAATCTCAGCCGTGAACAGTGTCTTTACTTAGCAAAACTCGCTGAACAAGCCGAGCGCTATGAAGAAATGGTTCAGTTCATGGACAAACTAGTTCTCAACTCCACGCCGGCCGGCGAACTCACCGTTGAGGAAAGGAATCTCCTCTCTGTCGCTTACAAAAACGTGATCGGATCTCTTCGTGCTGCCTGGCGTATTGTTTCCTCTATTGAACAGAAGGAGGAATCGCGGAAGAACGAAGAACATGTGCATCTTGTTAAGGAGTACAGAGGTAAAGTCGAGAATGAACTTTCGCAGGTTTGTGCTGGTATACTCAAGTTGCTTGAGTCAAATCTTGTTCCCTCTGCTACTACCAGTGAATCGAAGGTGTTTTACCTTAAGATGAAAGGTGATTATTACCGGTATCTTGCTGAGTTTAAGATTGGTGATGAGAGGAAGCAGGCTGCTGAAGACACTATGAATTCTTATAAGGCTGCTCAG GAAATTGCACTGACAGATCTGCCTCCAACACATCCCATAAGGCTTGGTCTTGCACTCAACTTCTCTGTCTTTTACTTTGAGATACTGAACTCATCTGACAAAGCTTGCAGTATGGCAAAACAG GCATTTGAGGAAGCGATAGCTGAGCTGGACACTTTAGGTGAAGAATCATACAAGGATAGCACCCTCATAATGCAACTCCTACGAGACAATCTCACACTTTGG